A stretch of the Mycobacterium sp. ITM-2016-00317 genome encodes the following:
- a CDS encoding methyltransferase has translation MRSTPTAHDGAGSTPTGGKLPPAAVLCAVGKVRGALERLHRATAPAHIGLLELGLGSWFTAALYAAVRLGIADELAGGPLGAEQVAARVGADPQATQRLMRALASRSVLKLRRDGTFALTRLGAALRSDHPESMAPMIAFVGSRQHWEHWSELTHSVRTGRTSVEKLRGVPIFDYLDTDPDFARLFDDAMTGGSRAVIENAVPAYDFSSRRLVVDVGGGQGGLLAAILGRAPEARGILFDRPPVIAGADAVLGPAGVRSRFRAEGGSFFETVPAGGDTYVLKAIIHDWDDRDSVSILGNVRSAIAEDGRLLLFEMVLPERPQAHLGFLVDLEMLVSAGGRERTASEYAHLLSAAGFRMTRVIPTASPLSIVEAVPV, from the coding sequence ATGAGATCCACGCCGACGGCACACGACGGAGCAGGTTCCACGCCGACCGGTGGGAAGCTACCGCCGGCGGCGGTGCTCTGCGCGGTCGGCAAGGTGCGCGGTGCGCTGGAACGGCTGCACCGGGCCACCGCCCCCGCTCACATCGGACTGCTCGAGCTCGGTCTCGGATCCTGGTTCACCGCGGCGCTCTATGCCGCGGTGCGACTGGGTATCGCCGACGAACTGGCGGGCGGCCCGCTCGGCGCCGAGCAGGTGGCCGCCAGGGTCGGCGCCGATCCGCAGGCCACCCAGCGGCTGATGCGCGCGCTGGCGAGCCGGTCGGTGCTCAAGCTGCGCCGTGACGGCACTTTCGCGCTGACCCGGCTCGGTGCCGCACTGCGCTCCGACCATCCGGAGTCGATGGCCCCGATGATCGCGTTCGTCGGCAGCCGCCAGCACTGGGAACACTGGTCCGAGCTGACGCATTCGGTGCGGACCGGCCGCACCTCGGTGGAGAAGCTGCGCGGGGTCCCGATCTTCGACTACCTCGACACCGACCCCGACTTCGCCCGGCTGTTCGACGACGCGATGACCGGCGGATCCCGCGCCGTGATCGAGAACGCGGTCCCGGCATACGATTTCAGCTCCCGCAGGCTCGTCGTCGACGTCGGCGGCGGCCAGGGCGGACTGCTGGCGGCCATCCTGGGCCGCGCTCCTGAGGCCCGCGGCATCCTGTTCGACCGCCCGCCGGTGATCGCCGGGGCCGACGCCGTCCTCGGCCCGGCCGGGGTGCGGTCGCGGTTCCGCGCCGAGGGCGGTTCGTTCTTCGAGACCGTCCCGGCCGGCGGGGACACCTACGTGCTGAAGGCGATCATCCACGACTGGGACGACCGGGACTCGGTGTCGATCCTGGGCAACGTGCGCTCGGCCATCGCCGAGGACGGCCGGCTGCTGCTGTTCGAGATGGTGCTGCCCGAGCGGCCACAGGCCCATCTGGGCTTCCTGGTCGACCTGGAGATGCTGGTCAGCGCCGGAGGCCGCGAACGGACCGCCTCCGAATACGCACACCTGCTGTCCGCGGCCGGATTCCGGATGACTCGGGTGATCCCGACCGCCAGTCCGCTGTCGATCGTGGAGGCCGTTCCGGTCTGA
- a CDS encoding RNA polymerase sigma factor has protein sequence MAATKASPATDEPVKRTAAKAPAKKAPAKKAAKSAPAKATKRAAKAGDAPATRGRAKKATSAAGDDDLAVDDDAEGIEAEPGDDLDVDDTEIVLDDIEVEDETSADDDSDEESDDEAATPGVAAPKAARKAAKDDDSLPEPSEKDKASGDFVWDEEESEALRQARKDAELTASADSVRAYLKQIGKVALLNAEEEVELAKRIEAGLYATQLMAELAEKGEKLTTAQRRDMMWICRDGDRAKNHLLEANLRLVVSLAKRYTGRGMAFLDLIQEGNLGLIRAVEKFDYTKGYKFSTYATWWIRQAITRAMADQARTIRIPVHMVEVINKLGRIQRELLQDLGREPTPEELAKEMDITPEKVLEIQQYAREPISLDQTIGDEGDSQLGDFIEDSEAVVAVDAVSFTLLQDQLQSVLETLSEREAGVVRLRFGLTDGQPRTLDEIGQVYGVTRERIRQIESKTMSKLRHPSRSQVLRDYLD, from the coding sequence GTGGCAGCGACCAAAGCAAGCCCGGCAACCGACGAGCCGGTGAAGCGCACCGCCGCCAAAGCTCCCGCCAAGAAGGCGCCCGCGAAGAAGGCCGCCAAGAGCGCGCCGGCCAAGGCCACCAAGCGTGCCGCCAAGGCCGGAGACGCACCCGCGACCCGGGGCCGCGCCAAGAAGGCCACCTCCGCCGCGGGCGACGACGATCTCGCCGTAGACGACGACGCCGAAGGCATCGAGGCCGAGCCCGGTGACGATCTCGACGTCGACGACACCGAGATCGTCCTCGACGACATCGAGGTCGAGGACGAGACCTCCGCGGACGACGACTCCGACGAGGAGTCCGACGACGAGGCCGCCACACCCGGCGTCGCCGCGCCGAAGGCGGCACGCAAGGCGGCCAAGGACGACGACTCGCTTCCCGAGCCGTCCGAGAAGGACAAGGCCTCCGGCGACTTCGTCTGGGACGAGGAGGAGTCCGAGGCGCTGCGCCAGGCCCGCAAGGACGCCGAGCTCACCGCCTCGGCCGACTCGGTGCGCGCCTACCTCAAGCAGATCGGCAAGGTCGCCCTCCTCAACGCCGAAGAGGAGGTCGAACTCGCCAAGCGCATCGAGGCCGGCCTGTACGCCACGCAGCTGATGGCCGAGCTCGCGGAGAAGGGCGAGAAACTCACCACCGCGCAGCGCCGCGACATGATGTGGATCTGCCGCGACGGCGACCGCGCGAAAAACCATCTGCTGGAGGCGAACCTGCGTCTGGTGGTGTCGCTGGCCAAGCGTTACACCGGCCGCGGCATGGCGTTCCTGGACCTGATCCAGGAAGGCAACCTGGGTCTGATCCGCGCGGTCGAGAAGTTCGACTACACCAAGGGCTACAAGTTCTCCACCTATGCGACGTGGTGGATCCGGCAGGCCATCACCCGCGCGATGGCCGACCAGGCCCGCACCATCCGTATCCCGGTGCACATGGTCGAGGTCATCAACAAGCTGGGTCGCATCCAGCGCGAGCTGCTTCAGGACCTGGGCCGCGAGCCCACGCCCGAAGAGCTCGCCAAGGAGATGGACATCACGCCGGAGAAGGTGCTGGAGATCCAGCAGTACGCGCGTGAGCCGATCTCGCTGGACCAGACCATCGGCGACGAAGGCGATTCGCAGCTCGGCGATTTCATCGAGGACTCCGAGGCCGTGGTGGCCGTGGACGCCGTGTCGTTCACGCTGCTGCAGGATCAGCTGCAGTCGGTGCTGGAGACGCTGTCCGAGCGCGAAGCCGGTGTGGTCCGGCTGCGGTTCGGGCTGACCGACGGCCAGCCGCGCACCCTCGACGAGATCGGACAGGTCTACGGGGTGACCCGGGAGCGCATCCGCCAGATCGAGAGCAAGACGATGTCGAAGCTGCGCCATCCCAGCCGCTCCCAGGTACTGCGCGACTACCTGGACTAG
- the ppgK gene encoding polyphosphate--glucose phosphotransferase, with product MTADASSPSDSGSSRRGFGIDVGGSGVKGGIVDLDTGTLIGDRFKLPTPQPATPDAVAATIADVVAHFGWDGPLGVTYPGVVADGIVCTAANVDKGWIGLNAKEVISSALNGHSVTVLNDADAAGLAEEKFGAGRDNTGVIVLLTFGTGIGSAVIHNGVLLPNTEFGHLEVGGKEAEHRAASSVKERRGWSYERWTKEVTKVLVAVENAIWPDLFIAGGGISRKADKWIPLLGNRTPVVAAALQNTAGIVGAAMASEFDVTATGK from the coding sequence ATGACAGCCGACGCGTCATCCCCGTCCGACTCCGGCTCCTCGCGGCGGGGGTTCGGCATCGACGTCGGCGGCAGCGGCGTCAAGGGCGGCATCGTCGACCTGGACACGGGAACGCTGATCGGCGACCGGTTCAAGTTGCCCACCCCCCAGCCGGCCACCCCCGACGCCGTGGCCGCCACCATCGCCGACGTCGTCGCGCACTTCGGCTGGGACGGCCCGCTCGGGGTGACCTATCCCGGGGTCGTGGCCGACGGCATCGTCTGCACCGCCGCCAACGTGGACAAGGGCTGGATCGGCCTCAACGCCAAGGAGGTCATCAGCAGCGCGCTGAACGGACACTCCGTGACCGTGCTCAACGACGCCGACGCCGCAGGACTCGCCGAGGAGAAGTTCGGCGCCGGCCGCGACAACACCGGTGTCATCGTGTTGCTGACCTTCGGCACCGGCATCGGCTCGGCGGTCATCCACAACGGCGTGCTGCTGCCCAACACCGAGTTCGGGCACCTCGAGGTCGGCGGCAAGGAAGCCGAACACCGGGCCGCCAGTTCGGTCAAGGAACGCCGGGGCTGGAGCTACGAACGCTGGACCAAAGAGGTCACCAAAGTGCTGGTGGCCGTCGAGAACGCGATATGGCCGGACCTGTTCATCGCCGGCGGCGGCATCAGCCGCAAGGCCGACAAGTGGATCCCGCTGCTGGGCAATCGCACACCCGTGGTCGCGGCCGCGCTGCAGAACACCGCGGGTATCGTCGGCGCCGCGATGGCCTCGGAATTCGACGTCACCGCCACCGGCAAGTAG
- a CDS encoding inositol monophosphatase family protein produces MVNSDSDPEQLRVVAEQLASEAAEFVARRRPEVFGAGPQPDGSQPAVRAKSTPTDPVTVVDTETERLLRERLAVLRPGDAILGEEEGGAVDGTDGQLTWVLDPIDGTVNFLYGLPAYAVSVGVRRDGVSVAGAVADVAAGAVYSAALGHGATVRRAGEVTTLHCTAVTDLSMALVGTGFSYNREHRRRQGEIVARILPEVRDVRRIGSCALDLCQVAEGRLDAYYEDDVHLWDWAAAALIAAEAGAVVRPPASVEGGGLMVASAPGISAALGDALVRSGVSAD; encoded by the coding sequence GTGGTGAATAGCGACAGCGATCCCGAGCAGCTCCGTGTGGTGGCCGAGCAGTTGGCGAGCGAAGCCGCCGAGTTCGTCGCCCGGAGGCGCCCGGAGGTGTTCGGGGCGGGCCCGCAGCCCGATGGGTCGCAGCCCGCGGTGCGGGCCAAGAGCACCCCTACCGACCCCGTGACCGTGGTGGACACCGAGACCGAACGCCTGCTGCGGGAGCGGCTGGCCGTGCTGCGCCCGGGCGACGCCATCCTCGGCGAGGAGGAGGGCGGCGCGGTCGACGGCACCGACGGACAGCTGACCTGGGTGCTCGACCCGATCGACGGCACGGTGAACTTCCTGTACGGGCTGCCCGCCTACGCGGTGTCGGTGGGGGTGCGGCGCGACGGGGTGTCGGTGGCCGGTGCGGTGGCCGACGTCGCCGCGGGCGCCGTGTACTCGGCGGCCCTGGGGCACGGGGCGACGGTCCGGCGTGCCGGCGAGGTCACCACGTTGCACTGCACCGCCGTGACGGACCTGTCCATGGCGCTGGTCGGCACCGGGTTCTCCTACAACCGCGAGCACCGGCGCAGGCAGGGCGAGATCGTGGCCCGGATCCTCCCGGAGGTGCGCGACGTGCGGCGGATCGGTTCGTGCGCGCTGGATCTGTGCCAGGTGGCCGAGGGCAGGCTGGACGCCTACTACGAGGACGACGTGCACCTGTGGGACTGGGCGGCGGCGGCGCTGATCGCGGCCGAGGCGGGCGCGGTGGTGCGTCCACCCGCGTCGGTGGAGGGCGGCGGGCTGATGGTGGCTTCAGCGCCCGGGATCAGCGCGGCGCTCGGCGACGCGCTGGTCCGCAGCGGGGTGAGCGCGGACTGA
- the cei gene encoding envelope integrity protein Cei: MVAQITEGTAFDKHGRPFRRRNFLPGIVTFCCLAVAAALVWAVALSRPPEVQQAAVCNPPPPPAEPGGPPPNLGEQVTGSAMLDVTPAKLADARVRVLNASGQGGQASEIAGELRDLGFTNPEAANDPVYATARLQCQGQIRFGPAGRAAAASVWLVAPCTELFQDGRTDDTVDLAIGTDFTELTHSDDIDAVLASLLPDATQPAGADLLTKAHTGTC, translated from the coding sequence GTGGTCGCGCAAATCACCGAGGGCACGGCGTTCGACAAGCACGGTCGACCCTTCCGCCGCCGTAACTTCCTGCCCGGAATCGTGACGTTCTGCTGCCTGGCAGTCGCGGCCGCGCTGGTTTGGGCGGTCGCACTGTCCCGCCCCCCGGAAGTGCAGCAGGCCGCGGTCTGCAACCCCCCGCCGCCGCCGGCCGAGCCCGGCGGGCCGCCGCCCAACCTAGGCGAACAGGTGACAGGCTCGGCGATGCTCGACGTCACCCCCGCCAAGCTGGCCGACGCCCGGGTCCGCGTGCTCAATGCCAGCGGCCAGGGCGGACAGGCCAGCGAGATCGCGGGCGAGCTGCGTGATCTCGGCTTCACCAATCCCGAGGCCGCCAACGACCCCGTCTACGCGACCGCCCGCCTACAGTGCCAGGGCCAGATCCGGTTCGGCCCGGCCGGCCGGGCCGCCGCCGCATCGGTGTGGCTGGTCGCCCCGTGTACCGAGTTGTTCCAGGACGGCCGCACCGACGACACCGTCGACCTGGCGATCGGCACCGACTTCACCGAGCTGACGCACAGCGACGACATCGACGCGGTGCTGGCCAGCCTGCTCCCCGACGCCACCCAACCCGCCGGCGCGGACCTGCTGACCAAGGCCCACACCGGCACCTGCTGA
- a CDS encoding DUF4193 domain-containing protein, which produces MATDYDAPRRTETDDVSEDSLEELKARRNEAQSAVVDVDESESAENFELPGADLSGEELSVRVIPKQADEFTCSSCFLVHHRSRLASEKNGMMICTDCAA; this is translated from the coding sequence ATGGCCACCGATTATGACGCCCCAAGGCGCACAGAGACCGATGACGTTTCTGAGGATTCACTCGAGGAACTGAAGGCACGGCGCAACGAAGCTCAGTCAGCTGTCGTCGACGTCGATGAGTCCGAATCCGCGGAGAACTTCGAGCTGCCAGGTGCGGACCTGTCCGGCGAAGAGTTGTCGGTTCGGGTGATCCCGAAGCAGGCCGACGAGTTCACGTGCTCGAGCTGCTTTCTGGTTCACCACCGCAGCCGGCTGGCGAGTGAGAAGAACGGCATGATGATCTGCACCGACTGCGCTGCCTGA
- a CDS encoding DUF3093 domain-containing protein, whose protein sequence is MSDTRATAQTIRYRERLSVPLWWWLPGLGVGALIALEVDQGVSGVPDWLPYAVLLPVAAVVLVMLGRTELKVVDNGTETELWVGDAHLPASVITRAAKVPRSAKSAALGRQLDPAAYVVHKGWVGPMVLLVLEDPDDPTPYWLVSARRPDEVLAALRA, encoded by the coding sequence GTGTCTGACACGCGCGCCACTGCCCAAACGATCCGCTATCGCGAGCGGTTGTCTGTCCCGCTGTGGTGGTGGCTTCCCGGACTCGGGGTGGGCGCCCTGATCGCACTGGAGGTCGACCAGGGCGTCAGCGGTGTACCGGACTGGCTCCCCTATGCGGTGCTGCTTCCGGTCGCCGCGGTCGTGCTGGTGATGCTCGGCAGGACCGAGCTGAAGGTGGTGGACAACGGCACCGAGACCGAACTCTGGGTCGGCGACGCGCACCTGCCCGCCTCGGTGATCACCCGCGCGGCCAAGGTTCCGCGCTCGGCGAAGTCGGCCGCGCTGGGGCGTCAGCTCGACCCCGCCGCCTACGTCGTGCACAAAGGCTGGGTCGGCCCGATGGTGCTGCTGGTACTCGAGGATCCGGACGATCCCACCCCGTACTGGCTTGTCAGCGCCAGGCGTCCGGACGAGGTCCTCGCCGCGCTGCGCGCCTGA
- the dut gene encoding dUTP diphosphatase, giving the protein MSTSLAVVRLDRDLPLPSRAHDGDAGVDLYSAQDVELAPGQRALVPTGVAVAIPHGMVGLIHPRSGLAARVGLSIVNSPGTVNAGYRGEIKVSLINLDPAAAIEIRRGDRIAQLLVQRVELPELVEVTSFDEAGLSDTTRGDGGHGSSGGHASL; this is encoded by the coding sequence GTGTCCACCTCTCTGGCGGTAGTGCGTCTCGACCGCGACCTTCCCTTGCCCAGCCGCGCGCACGACGGCGACGCCGGGGTCGATCTCTACAGCGCTCAGGACGTCGAGCTGGCTCCCGGTCAGCGGGCCCTCGTGCCCACCGGGGTCGCGGTGGCGATTCCGCACGGCATGGTCGGACTGATTCATCCCCGTTCGGGACTTGCTGCGCGCGTGGGACTTTCGATCGTGAACAGCCCGGGCACCGTCAACGCCGGCTATCGGGGGGAGATCAAGGTCTCGTTGATCAACCTCGATCCCGCGGCCGCGATCGAGATCCGCCGGGGTGACCGGATCGCCCAATTGCTGGTGCAGCGTGTCGAGTTACCCGAGTTGGTCGAGGTGACGTCTTTCGACGAGGCGGGGCTGTCCGACACGACCCGAGGTGACGGTGGCCACGGATCCTCGGGCGGGCATGCCAGTCTGTAG
- a CDS encoding DUF3710 domain-containing protein: MAVGRHHSDSAATPEEVTSVDSVDEELEGPFDIDDFDDPSVAEVARLNLGSVLIPMPENGQVQVELNETGAPSAIWVVTPNGRFTIAAYAAPKSAGLWREVAAELAESLRKDAPRVSIEDGPWGREVVGSGGEGAAVVRFIGVDGYRWMVRCVVNGPYERMAVLAEEARNALADTVVRRGDTPLPVRTPLPVQLPEPMAAQLAAAQQQAAAQQQQAGGQPPQPPQAPQQPQPPQPPQPTAEQQQPPQPDARRSALGSAMQQLRSSTGG; this comes from the coding sequence ATGGCAGTGGGCAGACACCACAGTGACAGCGCTGCAACGCCTGAGGAGGTGACGTCGGTGGACTCCGTCGACGAGGAGCTTGAAGGCCCGTTCGATATCGACGACTTCGACGACCCGTCGGTCGCCGAGGTGGCGCGGCTGAATCTGGGCTCGGTATTGATCCCGATGCCCGAGAACGGCCAGGTTCAGGTCGAACTCAACGAGACCGGAGCGCCGAGCGCCATCTGGGTGGTGACGCCCAACGGACGCTTCACGATCGCGGCGTACGCGGCGCCGAAATCGGCGGGGCTGTGGCGCGAGGTGGCCGCGGAGCTGGCGGAATCGCTGCGCAAGGACGCTCCCCGGGTCAGCATCGAGGACGGGCCGTGGGGCCGCGAGGTGGTCGGCTCGGGCGGCGAGGGTGCCGCGGTCGTGCGGTTCATCGGCGTGGACGGTTACCGCTGGATGGTCCGCTGCGTGGTCAACGGCCCGTACGAGCGGATGGCCGTGCTGGCCGAGGAGGCGCGAAACGCGCTGGCCGATACGGTGGTTCGGCGCGGAGACACTCCGCTGCCGGTGCGTACCCCGCTTCCGGTGCAGCTGCCGGAGCCGATGGCCGCCCAACTGGCCGCCGCGCAGCAGCAGGCCGCGGCGCAGCAGCAACAGGCCGGCGGGCAGCCCCCGCAGCCGCCACAGGCACCGCAGCAACCGCAGCCACCACAGCCACCGCAGCCGACGGCCGAACAGCAGCAGCCGCCGCAGCCCGACGCACGTCGCTCGGCGCTGGGATCGGCGATGCAGCAGTTGAGGTCCAGCACCGGCGGATGA
- a CDS encoding alpha/beta fold hydrolase — protein sequence MAVNLRDVITVLLPGTGSDDDFVYRAFGTALHAAGAVVVAPPPQPDRLIGSYRDALSDAARFGPIAVGGISIGAAVAAEWALTHPSGVVAVLAALPAWTGAPDTAPAAMAARYSAEMLRRDGLAAATAQMQATTPKWLADELTRSWLGQWPALPDAMDEAAGFVAPTSAALERLRAPLGVVSATDDAVHPLEVGMEWATASPCAALRTVTLDAIGADPGVLGAECLAALQDATHGA from the coding sequence ATGGCGGTCAATCTGCGCGACGTGATCACGGTCCTGCTGCCCGGCACGGGATCCGACGACGACTTCGTCTACCGGGCTTTCGGCACAGCCCTGCACGCGGCCGGCGCGGTGGTGGTGGCGCCCCCGCCACAACCGGACCGGCTCATCGGCAGCTACCGTGACGCGCTCAGTGACGCGGCGCGGTTCGGGCCGATCGCAGTGGGCGGGATCTCGATCGGTGCGGCGGTCGCCGCCGAGTGGGCGCTGACCCACCCGAGCGGGGTGGTGGCGGTGCTGGCCGCGCTGCCGGCCTGGACCGGTGCGCCCGACACCGCGCCTGCGGCGATGGCCGCGCGCTACTCGGCCGAGATGCTGCGCCGGGACGGGTTGGCCGCGGCCACCGCGCAGATGCAGGCGACCACCCCGAAATGGCTGGCAGACGAACTGACCCGGTCGTGGCTGGGCCAGTGGCCGGCGCTGCCGGACGCGATGGACGAGGCGGCCGGCTTCGTCGCCCCGACGAGCGCCGCGCTGGAGCGCCTTCGCGCCCCACTCGGTGTGGTGTCGGCCACCGACGACGCGGTACACCCGCTCGAGGTGGGCATGGAGTGGGCGACGGCGTCGCCGTGCGCGGCGCTGCGCACCGTCACCCTCGACGCGATCGGCGCCGATCCGGGGGTGCTGGGCGCCGAATGCCTCGCCGCGCTGCAGGACGCCACGCACGGGGCCTGA
- a CDS encoding OB-fold nucleic acid binding domain-containing protein: MATAEGYLRRLTRRLTEDPEKRDVDELTDEAAGTGAQKAIDCQRGQEVTMIGTLRSVECNGKSGTGGVKAELFDGTDAVMLVWLGQRRIPGIETGRTLKVHGRVGKLDNGSKAIYNPRYEIQR; this comes from the coding sequence ATGGCCACGGCCGAGGGATATCTTCGCCGGCTCACCCGACGATTGACCGAAGACCCGGAAAAACGAGATGTCGACGAGCTCACCGATGAGGCCGCAGGCACCGGCGCGCAGAAGGCCATCGACTGTCAGCGCGGTCAGGAAGTCACCATGATCGGCACCCTGCGCAGTGTCGAGTGCAACGGCAAGAGCGGCACAGGCGGAGTCAAGGCAGAATTGTTCGACGGCACCGACGCGGTGATGCTGGTCTGGCTGGGCCAGCGTCGCATCCCGGGCATCGAGACCGGTCGCACTCTGAAGGTGCACGGCCGAGTCGGCAAGCTCGACAACGGATCCAAGGCGATCTACAACCCCCGCTACGAGATCCAGCGGTGA
- a CDS encoding DUF3159 domain-containing protein, translated as MSAPGTDPGSQQTAPARGAAVLEQMGGISGLIYSSLPVVVFVPVSSAFGLMPAIAAALGVATLILIWRLIRRESTQPAISGFFAVGISALIAYLVGASKGYFLLGIWTSLIWAVVFTLSVVIRRPAVGYIWGWVHTGDRRWREARRAVLAYDIATMVWAVLFASRFLVQQHLYDADQTGWLGVARIAMGWPLTAVAALVTYIAIRSAQRTLRERGLHEPAAPERRTDADRDAEDAKDIDGAARESN; from the coding sequence GTGAGCGCCCCGGGTACCGATCCGGGCTCGCAGCAGACCGCTCCGGCACGTGGCGCCGCCGTCCTGGAACAGATGGGCGGCATCAGCGGCCTGATCTACTCGTCCCTGCCCGTCGTGGTGTTCGTCCCCGTCTCGTCCGCGTTCGGGTTGATGCCCGCGATCGCGGCCGCGCTGGGCGTCGCGACGCTGATCCTGATCTGGCGGCTCATCCGCCGCGAGTCCACCCAGCCGGCGATCTCCGGCTTCTTCGCCGTCGGCATCAGCGCGTTGATCGCCTATCTGGTCGGCGCGTCCAAGGGCTACTTCCTGCTCGGCATCTGGACGTCACTGATCTGGGCGGTGGTGTTCACGCTGTCGGTGGTGATCCGCCGTCCCGCCGTCGGCTACATCTGGGGCTGGGTGCACACCGGCGACCGACGCTGGCGCGAGGCACGGCGGGCGGTGCTGGCCTACGACATCGCGACGATGGTGTGGGCGGTGCTGTTCGCGTCGCGGTTCCTGGTGCAGCAGCACCTGTACGACGCCGACCAGACCGGCTGGCTCGGGGTGGCCCGCATCGCGATGGGCTGGCCGCTGACCGCGGTCGCCGCACTGGTCACCTACATCGCGATCCGCTCGGCGCAGCGGACGCTGCGGGAGCGCGGTCTGCACGAACCGGCGGCACCGGAACGGCGCACCGACGCCGACAGGGACGCCGAGGACGCCAAGGACATCGACGGGGCAGCGCGCGAGTCGAACTGA